One Micavibrio aeruginosavorus ARL-13 genomic window carries:
- a CDS encoding MerR family transcriptional regulator, which yields MTGTAPQKAADFNATATEATTPAPVAQTAKATLGGDAKASASKAAGAFRTISEVADELGVQQHVLRFWETKFTQVKPLKRGGGRRYYRPEDVVLLKHIHNLLYTEGYTIKGVQKLLKGQGRAQIAAELTGAAEKVAPAAKVSAPANEAVRPEAKVVAQSVAAPVAQQTVGRPVPPMTDKQRAILEAMLGDLRDLRDLIRPEGKGE from the coding sequence ATGACTGGAACCGCGCCGCAGAAAGCAGCCGATTTTAACGCCACAGCAACTGAGGCCACCACACCGGCCCCTGTTGCGCAAACGGCAAAGGCGACCCTTGGCGGTGATGCGAAAGCATCGGCCAGCAAGGCTGCGGGCGCATTCCGGACCATCAGCGAAGTAGCGGACGAGCTGGGCGTGCAACAACACGTCCTGCGCTTCTGGGAAACCAAGTTTACGCAAGTAAAACCGCTAAAACGCGGCGGTGGCCGTCGCTACTACCGCCCGGAAGATGTTGTGTTGCTGAAACACATTCACAATCTTCTCTATACCGAAGGCTACACGATCAAGGGCGTTCAGAAATTGCTGAAGGGCCAGGGTCGTGCCCAGATTGCGGCTGAATTGACCGGCGCAGCCGAGAAGGTCGCACCGGCGGCGAAGGTATCCGCTCCGGCGAACGAAGCCGTTCGCCCGGAAGCAAAAGTCGTTGCCCAATCCGTAGCAGCCCCCGTGGCCCAGCAAACTGTTGGCCGCCCAGTTCCGCCGATGACGGACAAACAGCGCGCCATTCTGGAAGCCATGCTGGGTGACCTGCGCGACCTGCGCGACCTGATCCGCCCAGAAGGAAAAGGCGAATAA
- a CDS encoding beta-ketoacyl-ACP synthase III, whose translation MTVRSVIRSCGAYLPERVMTNADLEKIVDTSDEWIVQRSGIRERHIAADGETAADLAIKAAREALINAELSGADIDGIIVATSTPDTTFPSVAVKVQAALGCKHGPTFDVQAVCSGFLYALSVADSMMRTGHARRMLVIGAEKMSSILNWEDRTTCVLFGDGAGAVVLEAHDGGTGTAADRGVLSTHLYADGNHCDILKTSGGVSSTGDAGFIVMEGREVFRHAVDKMAGAVRDVLDSNKVTADQIDWLVPHQANIRILEGAAKKLGVGMDQVIVTVDRHGNTSAASIPLALAEGMADGRIKPGQLVMLEALGAGLTWGAALIRM comes from the coding sequence ATGACTGTTCGTTCCGTAATTCGCAGCTGTGGTGCCTATCTCCCGGAACGGGTGATGACCAACGCCGATCTGGAAAAAATCGTCGATACATCCGATGAATGGATTGTTCAACGCAGCGGTATCCGCGAACGCCATATTGCGGCCGATGGTGAAACTGCGGCCGATCTGGCCATCAAAGCCGCGCGTGAAGCGTTGATCAACGCAGAGCTCAGCGGTGCGGATATTGACGGCATTATCGTTGCCACATCCACGCCGGATACCACATTCCCCTCCGTCGCGGTCAAGGTGCAGGCGGCTTTGGGTTGTAAACATGGCCCGACATTCGATGTCCAGGCCGTATGTTCTGGCTTTCTCTATGCGCTCAGCGTGGCCGACAGTATGATGCGCACGGGCCATGCCCGCCGCATGCTGGTGATTGGGGCGGAAAAAATGTCCTCTATCCTGAACTGGGAAGACCGCACAACCTGCGTCCTGTTCGGGGACGGGGCCGGGGCCGTGGTGTTGGAAGCGCATGATGGCGGAACCGGCACGGCGGCGGATCGTGGTGTGTTGTCTACGCACCTGTATGCCGATGGCAACCATTGCGACATTTTGAAAACATCGGGCGGCGTATCCTCCACGGGGGATGCGGGCTTTATCGTTATGGAAGGGCGCGAAGTGTTCCGTCATGCCGTTGATAAAATGGCCGGGGCCGTCCGTGATGTGCTGGACAGCAACAAGGTCACGGCAGATCAAATCGATTGGCTGGTTCCACACCAGGCCAATATCCGCATTCTGGAAGGCGCGGCCAAGAAATTGGGTGTTGGCATGGACCAGGTCATTGTGACCGTGGATCGCCATGGCAACACCTCTGCCGCCTCCATCCCGCTGGCTTTGGCCGAGGGTATGGCGGATGGCCGAATCAAGCCGGGGCAGCTGGTCATGCTGGAAGCCCTCGGGGCGGGTCTGACCTGGGGGGCGGCCCTGATCCGGATGTAA
- a CDS encoding integration host factor subunit alpha, producing MTGRTITRADLAEAVYEQVGLSRNESADLVEAVLEEISKNLVDGANVKISSFGSFSIREKGERIGRNPKTGVEVPILPRKVLVFRASHVLKDRINKGA from the coding sequence ATGACCGGTCGTACTATTACGCGCGCAGATCTGGCGGAAGCCGTCTATGAACAAGTGGGTTTGTCCCGCAATGAATCGGCCGATCTGGTCGAGGCAGTGTTGGAAGAAATCTCCAAAAATCTCGTCGATGGCGCCAATGTGAAAATTTCTTCCTTCGGCAGCTTCTCCATTCGGGAGAAGGGCGAGCGGATTGGCCGTAACCCGAAAACGGGTGTTGAGGTTCCAATCTTGCCGCGCAAGGTTTTGGTCTTCCGCGCTTCGCACGTGCTGAAAGATCGGATTAACAAGGGGGCATGA